ACGGTGGGGATAGCTGTAAgatttcctgaaaaaaaaacaatttgatgttttatactttcataaaaaaaaaatggaacaaaaaaattATATGGCAACATATCTTGTAAGTTGCTCtcttgtgaaataaataaaccgATGCCAATTACAAttctttaaatgataaattTGCAGGCAATAAATTGATTGCTTTGTGTTACACATATCACTATTTTGACTTAACAACATCATCACCTGATGACTGCTGGTGTGGTGCTaaacaaattgattttttaaagaaagaagacTTATTGTATATTTAAGAGAACCAGACTCTGCTCATTGTTCTACACTGTTTCATATCAAATGCTTGACACTGTACAAAAATTGACACCACTTCTTCCAATGACATTAAAATATTCTATAGTGTGTTTATGATTTATCAcatttagaaaatatatttgacCTCTctgagtttttcttcttttgttaaagTTAACACGATGTTTCACATAATTATCTTGTTATAAAATGTCATTCCAATCTGAAATATATATGTGCACAACAAACTGCTTTCTTTGTACTTTTGATGTAGAATAATGAAGTGAGGAAATACTtaccatttgtttgtttgacaaaGTTTATGTTGTCTGTGCAGAGCAGCTCCTTCTCAAATACTCTTCTTATTGCATTTGCGGGATCTGCGTTCCAAGTTTTTGCCACTGAAATTGCAAATTCTGTGTACCCTTTCCAATTTCCTCTTGTGCTGTTGTACTCTATCAATACTTTTTTGTTGAAACGATTCACAAGGTTATACTCTATCTCTTCCAAGCCTGGACCTTTGAAACTACAACATGCagaatattgcaaaaaaaaatcatctgaaaaaactgtaataaaagaagaaaaaaagaaaatgccaaTTAATGAGCACAATAACAACTAAAACTTGACACTTCACTGATTctttcaaaaagaaaattgatGTCACTTACCCAGactgagaagagagaaaagcatGCAAAAAAGCAATTTATGAATGTGCATTTTTTAACATGAATAATAACCAACAAAAGCGTCTTCACCACACAGCATTAATTAGTGTACTGGTGCAAGGAAATTAATGCTGGTACACTGAACGAAGACTGGGACCGCCCTTTTGCTGTGTCAAAAGTTAACTCCCAGCTGTAACAGGACTGCAGTTGTGGGTGATGTTTAAAAGTCAGGTTTAATTGATTTATGAAGGAAATCAataatgcaaacacaaacacaccacatgcaaaataaatacaatttgatCCACTGACAGtcagatgtttttattgtaaacgTTCTGGCATAAAACCATATCAATTACACAATTGACCAATATGATAAAACCTGGTCAAGTTTTAAGAATTGCAGGTAAAGCTGAATTATTATGGTTAGTATTAATCTGAAATCtacatatttcttcttctatttcatATCAAGCAGCGTAACAGAATATACAAACAAACCCTTAACCCTTAAGTATGCcataatatgaaaaatgtgataACATAGATGTTTAAAGTTTTAGTGATTGCATGTTTTATCTTAGTCTAATGGACTGTAAGTCATATGTAgtatgtaaaaaagaaaaaaaagtaaatgtaataaaaagtaATGTTTCCATTGCTTAATTTGAGAATGTAAATTGCAGGTGTGCAAGTCAGTTTGGTTCAGACTGTTTtcctttgacaaaaaaaaaagtccctgtAGCAACTCCAAGAAGTGCAAAACTCAAGGAAAATCCAAAGTAGACAACAGGACCAATGCTGGTCTCTCTTGCTTCAAcctctgtggaggagaggagaaaacatgaattaaatCTTTTACAAGAGGTTTTCACAGTCAATCTCTACTAAATACTCTcaatcttaaaattaaaaaaaatatgtattttgaaAATTAACATTGGGCTTTTTGTTCTCACCCCAAAACTTGGTCTGAGGTTCCTCCAGTGCCTCATGTTCCACAGTGCAGCCGTAGATGTCTCCTTCATCTGGGACAAAGTCCAAGgtggacaaaacatgaaacGTCCCATCAGGATTGGGTATGCATTTGATAAAAGGATCTTCCACTGTTAATTCTATATCATTCTTGGTCCATTTTATGTTGATGGCCGGAGGGAAGAAATGGTTGATGAAGCAGATGAGAGTATTGTCTTCGTCCTTTATCACTTCATCTCTGGGGTAGATGATGATTTCTGGTGCCTCTGAGGgtttaattaacacattatcttttacatacagtactcTTTTAAAGAGCAGTTGATTgtcaaaactaaataaaatgtgatcTTCCTTTTGAGTTGTCAATGTTACATACCTCTGTTCTTTGATATAGCCGATGTGTCAGATGTCCATGTTTTTAAACATGCTTTACAATCGTTTCTGTAGTATACTGCATATTCGTAAGCATGGGAAACATGGAAAGCAAGAGGGATTCTGCTGTCCCAAACGAGATCTCCTTTCTTGAAGTCTGCATAGTAGACTTCGTCACCATCCAGTGTCAAACAGACTTGAGTATCACTTGAGTCAAAGCATCCATAACTGTGACAAAGTTTATGACTTCCTAAGAAAAGTAACAATCCATACATCAATCCAGTTACAACTGTCTATATTACTATTATATACATTACTAATTTAGTCATGCTAAGATTTACAAACAAAATTTCCCCTCATTCTTAAAGGGTGTTTTCAGGCTACGGTGTTTCAGATTTATAATCCAGCTCACTCTTACaccaaccaaaacaaaacaacagtctTCCAGTATTACAATCTTTTGATAAAACGGTGAAAAGATTTAAGTTAAAGTTTGATATTAGCTTAACAACTgcaatggaacaaaaaaaaaaattaacacaaacaaaactatacTTACTTTGTGCACAGGTGCAAATTATTCCTGTGATAATAAGTATTATTTTAAAGTACATGGTAGCTGCAGTATGTGTTTGTTAGTGTGCTGCTGTAGTTCTCTGTGATTTGATTCTAGTTCTAGTTCAGTCAGAGCTTCCTCATACATCCTACCAACCTGCATACCTGTATCTGTTTGTAATTGggcagaaatataaaaataagcttttactgtaaaaatgttgacaatacatttaattaatgcaatgaaaacattcaaagacACCACAACTACTAGTACtcaaaatggttaaaaatagGGTAAAGTTACTTTTGGGTTGATTTCCAGctttatgtttcctttttcctccttcttaAATATCTTTTCGCATTCTCATACTTTCAAACCGCAGTTCATTTATTCAACAGGCTAAATAAACACAGCAGTTTCCATCTTGaaaactgtgtctgtttgttttgatataTTGGTAAATAAAGAAATCATACAGAACTTAATTTCATTGCTTTAATTAACATATCATGAGAACATTGTGTTTCTAACTTAACCTATTTAACAAAAAGTATATCTGCTTGATTAAAGCTGTACAGATGAATCAGGATTCAGTTAGAATGAGCTGCATAATAAGAAGGAAATTATTATGatgaaaaattattattaatactgctgttgttgttaagGACATTTCTATTATATCTCTACCTACCTCTGGTGAGACACTgattattttaagatttttattttttttctttgtgtacaTCAAGGCAGTTTTTTTGTTCCTCGAGATGGTGTGAATAATTGTGTTTATCATGTAGCTGTTATCATGTAGCCTAAGTTAAACTTTATGAACGTGACTTTACATATTTCACTCACTGGGGTTGTAAAACAAGAAACATACAATTTAACACAACACACCAATATACTCATTTACAACATATGCGGATGtgagaatatatatattacatataatttacatatttCCTTTAACAGCTGCAGCACAATTCATCATTTAAGTTGCCATTTGCAAAGTGAGAAGCCAGGGTCTAAGAATTGAAAATGAGACCTTGCAGTTGATCAGGGCTTAAAGGGCCAACAATAGTGTTCAATCAAAGTTAAGTAAATTAAAGTTGTGCAAGTTATTCAGTTTAATTCATATCTGAAAAGAATGTACTGGACAAAGGTTTATGTTAGTGTGAAACACTATCTtgtaaataaagatttaaagatttcatTCAATGCAAAAACttgctttattttgttcatACAGTGAAAAAGTTGACACACAGCAATGAATATAGGCAGTTTAAGTTTAATATGTATACAACTGATCTGACCAACCACCATTATGCTTTAAtggaaaagtttgacattttgagaaatacgcttttattaaacctttatttattagGAAGTTTCACTGAGAGCCCAACTTTCTTTTGTTGTATGACCTAACCACATTCACACCTGAAAgttgcccagtacaaccacagtctgacctGCTGGCCACTGAGCAGATCTACTGGAGCAGTGGGCTTTTCTCAAGAGCACTTCAGTGGTGATAATGAGGGGAGGGGCAAGCACTGCTTTCACATGTTTCCTGCTTATCCTGCCGGTCCAGGAATGGAACCAGTGACCTTACAGTCTTACAGCCTGCTCCTCAAACCTTGTGCTAAGTTAAGTTAGATGGCTGCTGGCAGTACCTTGATTTTTCCTGTAAGTTGTATTAATCTTTTCATccaactctctgcaagaaagcaaataagcgtatttccccAAAATATTTAAGTTTAGGATGGCCTAATAACAGGACATTGGCCAGATCAAACATTACCATGCAAAACTACAATGAAATGAAGTTCATGTagatacacacagaaacatcaaGTCATTAGCACCAACCAGATCTGATCTCTCAATGacacattcattttaaaagagcCTTTGATTTTAACTACTACTTCCTTACATGTTATTGCTAATGCTGTTGCTAGCTGTTTTCAGTGGTTAGTGGACACCATTACAATGCAAGCAGAAATAAAACCACCACCCCAGCCTTTACACATGCAATACTATATATGTTATTCAATTTAAGGTATTGCAGCTGCTATCATATCTGTGTACTATCTATTATTCACTATACATTGGCTTTTATGCACAAGCTGTAAGGCATTACCCACCGCCCCAGCCATCACCCAAATTATGACTAGAATGACTGAACTAAAACTTGAGATACAGAGAATTGTGACGGTCCATTATCATTTTTTAGAGCGTCATATTCAGATCGTCATGGATACCAACAATTCTGGTGTATGTTCAGACTGCTGAGATGCTCCAGCTTCGGGGAGGTCTGCCACATCAATCAATACTCGCTCTATCAAAATAAGGATAAGAACAATTATTTATCACCATGGCAAATGTACAAAATGATAGCAAAGGCTATCAAGATTGCAGTCAATTGACTTTAAAACTATCGATTTTCTCTCAATGTCTTCACCTTGGCAGAAAGTGATGTATGCAGCAAACTTTTTCTTGTAGTAGATGAATCCAGAGGTAATAAAGGCAAAACCAAGCATCAGACCACACACTCCCAGAATTATTTGAATTTGTTGTGATGCAGGAAGGGAGGGGTctaaaataagagagaaaaagatgtttttatttgaacatcTTACATTTTCTTACCTTAAGTACAATTTGCATCATAGTGGCACACTTACCCCAGACCTGAAGCATTGGTTCAGAGAGGCTGAAGTGTTCGACCATGCAGGTAATTTTTTCTCCTCGTGTCGGGGTATACTCCAGGTAGGAATGAATCTGGTAGTAAAAATCCCCATCAGGCATCACTTCAGAAAAACTAACAGCTGAGGTCACTTCCTGCCCATCCCGCAACCACGTCAATCGGATTTGTTTTGGATAAAAGTCGTAGGCACTGCACACAAGCATTGAATGGTGTTTATCACTAGGCTGCTTCACCGAATTCAGCTTGATCTTTGGTCCGCTTATAACAGCACtatctgaaagaaaaaaaatattcttcaCCTTAAGATTTTAATTATATCAAGCCCTGTCGATATTTTGGATATTTATTCTTTCAGCAACAGCCAGTCAATGTAACAGAACAACAGAGCCTTGTCTGGAAATTTAGGGGTGTGGATTATGCTAATCACCACATCTCATGAACACGCACCTACGCATGAACAGGTGGCATTCATTAGGCTGAAACAAGTGATTTACAATaagttcaggcagttaagagagtttgttgaatccaaCTTAAAATCCAACTTGTTgttgcatgaggcccattgttacagtatgtgtcacAGATAATTATGCTGTGAAATAATACATATTTCACAATAATCTGTAATGTTATACAATAGTATTCATGGGCAAAATATCATGGTAGTATCAAGGTATTGTGAGTTATACTTAAAATTCCCAATTGTAATATACATATCCACAACACATCAAAATCCATTTAGCACATAAGAGTTAAAGTAATCTGAAGAAAAAATGCTCTTACCTATGTGATGGACAAAGTCTACATTGTTTGTACACAGTATGTTCTTTTCCAAGGCTCTCTGTATTGCATCATGGGGATCACTGTTCTTGTGTTTTGCCTCTTCAATTGAATCAGCTGTGAATCCTGTCCAGTTGCCTGTTGTGCTGTTATACTGCATCATTAATTTCTTGTTAAAGTAATTTGTAAGAATAAACTCTATATCTTTTATGTCCGGACCCTTGAATTTACAACATCCTCTGTACTGTAAATAATCTTCATCTGGGAAAACTGTAACATAGGAGAGAA
The genomic region above belongs to Thunnus albacares chromosome 17, fThuAlb1.1, whole genome shotgun sequence and contains:
- the LOC122966631 gene encoding H-2 class II histocompatibility antigen, A-Q alpha chain-like; its protein translation is MYGLLLFLGSHKLCHSYGCFDSSDTQVCLTLDGDEVYYADFKKGDLVWDSRIPLAFHVSHAYEYAVYYRNDCKACLKTWTSDTSAISKNREAPEIIIYPRDEVIKDEDNTLICFINHFFPPAINIKWTKNDIELTVEDPFIKCIPNPDGTFHVLSTLDFVPDEGDIYGCTVEHEALEEPQTKFWEVEARETSIGPVVYFGFSLSFALLGVATGTFFFVKGKQSEPN
- the LOC122966630 gene encoding rano class II histocompatibility antigen, A beta chain-like, with product MMQYNSTTGNWTGFTADSIEEAKHKNSDPHDAIQRALEKNILCTNNVDFVHHIDSAVISGPKIKLNSVKQPSDKHHSMLVCSAYDFYPKQIRLTWLRDGQEVTSAVSFSEVMPDGDFYYQIHSYLEYTPTRGEKITCMVEHFSLSEPMLQVWDPSLPASQQIQIILGVCGLMLGFAFITSGFIYYKKKFAAYITFCQERVLIDVADLPEAGASQQSEHTPELLVSMTI